The Polypterus senegalus isolate Bchr_013 chromosome 1, ASM1683550v1, whole genome shotgun sequence genome includes a window with the following:
- the scnm1 gene encoding sodium channel modifier 1 isoform X2 produces MSFKREGDDLSQLNVLKKRRVADLLSNYIPEDEAALLKNGRYTCLVCSYRPVFDTVDMLTVHRTGKRHLAGLKQFYGKNQQLKNEVEKRRHQDYVKAEEEGRKVEACPAPLLAQTRQITHHALLKSAPYNSCHKTNRPNVSPSQSGVESTSAVTTRPLPSFSVVEMTSCINTIPETLLPEDRKSRPATQKKPVSHKRKDNVRKVSAVSVHTNKEKEEEQRKRLEHYLTLKRFKKMEWYVKKRHSAVFWTCDVKRRQ; encoded by the exons AAACGAAGAGTTGCAGATCTCTTGTCTAATTACATACCTGAAGATGAAGCAGCACTGCTTAAAAATGGAAG GTATACCTGTCTGGTATGTTCCTACAGACCAGTATTTGATACTGTGGATATGCTTACTGTTCACAGGACTGGCAAGAGACATTTAGCAG GTTTGAAACAGTTTTATGGTAAGAATCAACAACTGAAAAATGAAGTTGAAAAACGTCGCCACCAGGACTACGTTAAAGCTGAGGAAGAAGGAAGAAAA gtAGAGGCATGTCCTGCTCCTCTTTTAGCTCAAACACGACAGATAACCCACCATGCACTGCTTAAGTCGGCTCCATACAACAGCTGTCACAAGACGAACAG GCCTAATGTCAGCCCCTCCCAATCTGGAGTAGAAAGCACATCAGCTGTTACCACCAGGCCTTTGCCATCTTTTTCTGTAGTGGAGATGACTTCCTGCATTAATACCATTCCAGAAACACTACTTCCTGAAGACCGCAAGAGTCGACCAG CTACACAAAAGAAACCAGTTTCCCATAAAAGGAAAGATAATGTTCGGAAAGTATCCGCTGTTTCAGTGCATACAAACAAGGAAAAGGAGGAAGAACAACGCAAAAGGCTTGAACACTATCTTACATTAAAAAG ATTCAAGAAAATGGAATGGTATGTCAAAAAAAGACATTCTGCAGTGTTTTGGACGTGTGATGTGAAAAGAAGACAGTGA
- the scnm1 gene encoding sodium channel modifier 1 isoform X1, translating to MSFKREGDDLSQLNVLKKRRVADLLSNYIPEDEAALLKNGRYTCLVCSYRPVFDTVDMLTVHRTGKRHLAGLKQFYGKNQQLKNEVEKRRHQDYVKAEEEGRKVEACPAPLLAQTRQITHHALLKSAPYNSCHKTNRPNVSPSQSGVESTSAVTTRPLPSFSVVEMTSCINTIPETLLPEDRKSRPATQKKPVSHKRKDNVRKVSAVSVHTNKEKEEEQRKRLEHYLTLKSSGWIQDRSGNWIKDENVEFDSDEEVPPSLSML from the exons AAACGAAGAGTTGCAGATCTCTTGTCTAATTACATACCTGAAGATGAAGCAGCACTGCTTAAAAATGGAAG GTATACCTGTCTGGTATGTTCCTACAGACCAGTATTTGATACTGTGGATATGCTTACTGTTCACAGGACTGGCAAGAGACATTTAGCAG GTTTGAAACAGTTTTATGGTAAGAATCAACAACTGAAAAATGAAGTTGAAAAACGTCGCCACCAGGACTACGTTAAAGCTGAGGAAGAAGGAAGAAAA gtAGAGGCATGTCCTGCTCCTCTTTTAGCTCAAACACGACAGATAACCCACCATGCACTGCTTAAGTCGGCTCCATACAACAGCTGTCACAAGACGAACAG GCCTAATGTCAGCCCCTCCCAATCTGGAGTAGAAAGCACATCAGCTGTTACCACCAGGCCTTTGCCATCTTTTTCTGTAGTGGAGATGACTTCCTGCATTAATACCATTCCAGAAACACTACTTCCTGAAGACCGCAAGAGTCGACCAG CTACACAAAAGAAACCAGTTTCCCATAAAAGGAAAGATAATGTTCGGAAAGTATCCGCTGTTTCAGTGCATACAAACAAGGAAAAGGAGGAAGAACAACGCAAAAGGCTTGAACACTATCTTACATTAAAAAG TTCTGGCTGGATTCAAGACAGGAGTGGCAACTGGATAAAGGATGAGAATGTGGAATTTGACTCAGATGAAGAAGTACCACCATCTCTCTCCATGTTGTGA